Part of the Streptomyces sp. NBC_00457 genome, AGACGAACGTGCGGCTGTACTCGGTCGGCGCGGACGGCCGTCGTGGTGTGGTGTTCCGGTCGATGGACGCCTCGCGGCTGCTGCCGGTGGTGATGGGGCGCCTCGGCTTCCGGCTGCCGTATCTCTGGTCCCGGATGAGCGTGCGCACAGACACCAACACCGTCTCGTACGAGAGTGCCCGCCGCTGGCCCGGGCCGCGCGGCGCGTACAGCCGTATCGCCGTGCGGGCCGGTGAACGCATAGCAGAACCAACCGAGTTGGAGCACTTCCTCACCGCCCGCTGGGGCATGCACAACCAGTTCTCCGCGGGCGCCGCCTATCTGCCCAACGACCATCCGCGCTGGCCGCTCCACCGCGCCGAGCTGATCCACTGCCAGGAGGACCTGGTCGCCGCGGCCGGTCTGCCCGCCCCGGTCGGCGACCCGGTCAGCGTCCTCTACTCACCCGGCGTGCCCGTCCGGTTGGGACGGCCTCTCAGGAGTTCCATGTCTCGTCGTACGGATCCCGCGGCTGAGCCACCGGTCGGGCCTCGCTGACCTCGATGAACGGGATGGGGCCGTCGTTGACCGGGTCGTGGGTCCGGTGGTCGGTGTAGGTGCCGGTGACCTCCAGCCAGGTGTCCGGTTGCAGCACCGGCGGCATGTGTCCGGTCAGGCCGACCTTGACCGGCTGGGCGTCCGCGGCACAGCAGTTGAGGGTCATGCGGACGAGGTAGGGCGTGCCGTCGCGGTCCAGTGCGAGGAAGCCGGTGATCTTCAGCTGGCGGTCGCGGAGGGAGCGGCCGTCGTCGTAGACCGCGCGGCCCGCGTA contains:
- a CDS encoding YqjF family protein — translated: MPNPTPVTPDAPVPIPDPLLTQHWLDLCFIHWAVEPDVVAPLLPTGTVPDTYDGMTYVGLVAFRMDKVGWLRLPGVPYFGSFPETNVRLYSVGADGRRGVVFRSMDASRLLPVVMGRLGFRLPYLWSRMSVRTDTNTVSYESARRWPGPRGAYSRIAVRAGERIAEPTELEHFLTARWGMHNQFSAGAAYLPNDHPRWPLHRAELIHCQEDLVAAAGLPAPVGDPVSVLYSPGVPVRLGRPLRSSMSRRTDPAAEPPVGPR